One genomic window of Deltaproteobacteria bacterium includes the following:
- a CDS encoding FAD binding domain-containing protein, with amino-acid sequence MSRFVAARSLNDALEVMARGEARALAGGTDLMPRLRRARLAGEPLPNVIVDVSRLSELTRLDLGSERPYIGAGISFRRLESDLEVERTYPILKQAAATVGSVQVRQTASIGGNVANASPAADGVTALVALGARAEVVSIRERRFCRVEELITGPGQTILANDELILGFELDRLKSRDGQVFSKVGRRRGVSVARLNVAVCLDPAFSDCRVVLGACFPSPRRLNDVEELLANGVAGDALWREAGRKATDLFQDVCGWRSSAAYKVQAIARVTGRTLALAWERVARGA; translated from the coding sequence ATGAGCCGTTTTGTCGCCGCACGTTCTCTGAACGACGCCCTCGAAGTGATGGCTCGAGGCGAAGCCCGCGCGCTGGCCGGAGGGACCGATCTGATGCCGCGGCTGCGTCGGGCCCGCCTCGCCGGCGAACCTCTGCCGAACGTGATCGTGGATGTGAGCCGCCTTTCCGAGCTGACGCGGCTGGATCTTGGTAGCGAGCGCCCCTACATTGGAGCCGGAATTTCCTTCCGGCGATTGGAGAGCGACCTGGAGGTCGAGCGGACATACCCGATTCTGAAGCAGGCGGCGGCGACCGTAGGTTCGGTGCAGGTTCGTCAGACGGCGAGCATCGGCGGCAATGTCGCGAACGCTTCTCCGGCCGCCGACGGGGTCACCGCTCTGGTGGCGCTAGGCGCCCGCGCCGAGGTCGTGTCCATCCGGGAACGCCGTTTCTGCCGGGTGGAAGAACTGATTACGGGACCCGGCCAAACCATCCTTGCCAACGACGAACTGATTCTGGGTTTCGAATTGGACCGACTGAAATCCCGCGACGGTCAGGTTTTTTCCAAGGTCGGCCGCCGCCGGGGCGTCAGTGTGGCCAGACTGAACGTGGCCGTGTGCCTGGATCCGGCTTTTTCCGACTGCAGGGTGGTATTGGGCGCTTGTTTTCCTTCCCCTCGCCGACTGAACGACGTCGAAGAGCTGCTTGCCAACGGCGTGGCGGGGGATGCGCTCTGGAGGGAAGCCGGGCGCAAAGCAACGGATCTTTTCCAAGACGTTTGCGGATGGCGCTCTTCCGCGGCATACAAAGTACAGGCCATAGCGAGGGTTACCGGCCGTACGCTGGCCCTGGCCTGGGAACGGGTGGCAAGAGGCGCATGA
- a CDS encoding (2Fe-2S)-binding protein has product MELRFVLNGNEVEIRDVPGEESLLGLLRNYLDRKGAKEGCGVGECGACSVLLDGCVVNACLTAAWQVQGREVTTIEGMAKGPTLHPLQEAFLETGAVQCGFCTPGMIMSAADLLSHNPDPGEEEIKRALAGNLCRCTGYHDIVRAVRRAAKRLREGPR; this is encoded by the coding sequence ATGGAACTGAGATTCGTATTGAACGGGAACGAAGTGGAGATCCGCGATGTTCCCGGAGAAGAGAGCCTGCTGGGCCTCTTGCGCAATTACCTGGACCGGAAAGGCGCCAAGGAAGGCTGCGGAGTGGGGGAGTGCGGCGCTTGCAGCGTTCTGCTGGACGGCTGCGTGGTCAACGCCTGTCTGACGGCGGCCTGGCAGGTTCAAGGCCGCGAGGTAACCACCATCGAGGGGATGGCGAAGGGACCAACGCTCCATCCGTTGCAGGAAGCCTTCCTGGAGACCGGAGCCGTGCAGTGCGGCTTCTGTACTCCCGGTATGATCATGTCCGCGGCGGATCTGCTGAGCCACAACCCCGATCCGGGAGAGGAAGAAATCAAGAGGGCTTTGGCGGGCAACCTCTGTCGATGTACCGGGTATCACGACATTGTGAGGGCTGTTCGCAGAGCGGCCAAACGTCTTCGGGAAGGACCTCGATGA
- a CDS encoding TRAP transporter large permease translates to MDPITVGVIGTGCVFFLLFLGMPIAFALMLVGFGGIAYLTSAQAALPVVASTVWEVASFYPYTVIPLFIVMGGFAGSSGLTSELYGAFDKWMRRLPGGLAIATIGACGGFAAVSGSSVATAATMSTVALPEMKRYNYDARLATGSVAAGGTLGFLIPPSIGFVVYGMLTEQSIGKLLVAGIFPGILLALAYIAIVVAWVKMRPALAPVNPASVTWKEKMISLKGVWEPLALFLVVMGGIYAGFFTPTEAGAVGATLLFLVALLKRRLTWDGLIGALLESLRISVMVLILVAGANVFSYFLALSTIPMQVANWAAGLDVSPYVVHSVIILTYLFLGCFLDAISMMVLTLPVIFPIIETLNFDPIWFGVIAVLMMEAGLITPPMGLNVFTVAGVATDIPVETIFRGVAPFLLAIIAIVVLITVFPAIALFLPKMMLR, encoded by the coding sequence GTGGACCCGATAACCGTAGGCGTCATCGGCACCGGATGCGTATTCTTCCTCTTGTTCTTGGGAATGCCCATTGCCTTTGCCCTGATGCTGGTAGGCTTCGGCGGCATCGCCTATCTGACCTCAGCGCAAGCGGCGTTGCCCGTAGTGGCCAGTACGGTATGGGAAGTGGCTTCTTTCTATCCGTATACGGTCATTCCCCTGTTCATCGTGATGGGCGGTTTTGCCGGCAGTTCGGGCCTTACCAGCGAACTCTACGGCGCGTTTGATAAATGGATGCGCCGGCTCCCCGGTGGGCTGGCCATTGCGACGATCGGGGCTTGTGGGGGCTTTGCCGCGGTTTCGGGTTCCTCGGTGGCTACCGCGGCCACCATGAGCACCGTGGCTCTGCCCGAAATGAAGCGCTACAATTACGACGCCAGGCTGGCGACCGGCAGTGTGGCCGCCGGGGGAACGTTGGGTTTCCTGATACCGCCCAGCATCGGTTTTGTCGTATATGGGATGCTTACCGAGCAGTCCATCGGTAAACTCCTGGTGGCCGGTATCTTTCCGGGCATCCTTCTGGCGCTGGCCTATATCGCGATCGTGGTGGCGTGGGTCAAGATGAGACCCGCGCTGGCGCCGGTCAATCCGGCATCCGTGACCTGGAAAGAGAAGATGATTTCTCTAAAGGGCGTATGGGAGCCGCTAGCGCTTTTCCTGGTGGTGATGGGGGGCATCTATGCCGGGTTTTTCACTCCCACGGAAGCTGGAGCCGTGGGCGCGACCCTACTGTTTCTGGTCGCCTTGCTCAAGCGGAGGCTGACCTGGGATGGGCTGATCGGAGCGCTATTGGAGTCCCTACGCATCTCAGTCATGGTGTTGATACTCGTGGCCGGAGCCAATGTGTTCAGCTACTTTCTGGCCCTCTCCACCATTCCGATGCAGGTGGCGAACTGGGCGGCAGGGCTCGATGTTTCCCCGTATGTGGTTCATTCCGTGATTATTCTGACTTACCTTTTTCTCGGATGCTTCCTGGACGCCATCTCGATGATGGTGTTGACCCTGCCCGTGATCTTTCCCATTATTGAAACGCTGAATTTTGACCCCATCTGGTTCGGGGTGATCGCGGTGCTCATGATGGAAGCCGGACTGATCACCCCCCCAATGGGCTTGAACGTTTTCACAGTGGCCGGAGTTGCAACCGATATTCCGGTGGAAACCATTTTCCGTGGAGTCGCACCCTTTTTGCTCGCGATCATTGCCATCGTGGTTCTTATTACCGTTTTTCCCGCGATCGCCCTTTTCCTGCCCAAAATGATGCTACGATAG
- a CDS encoding TRAP transporter small permease: MYATVKWGVQKITRILTYVGMFLLIPMMLLTSAEVVSRGVWSRPIPGTIELSSYMLSIFILLGLAYTHQVKGHVRVTMLTARLPAPAALILELITTLLSMFIIAVLCRQGWVEAVDTSAVSDMLRISQLPFRMLIPVAAFFLLLELLFDAVDCVQMLIGRK, encoded by the coding sequence ATGTATGCCACGGTAAAGTGGGGTGTTCAGAAGATCACGCGTATCTTGACCTACGTGGGTATGTTCCTGCTCATCCCTATGATGCTGTTGACTTCCGCTGAAGTGGTGAGCCGGGGAGTATGGTCCCGTCCCATCCCCGGCACCATCGAGCTGTCCAGCTATATGTTGTCCATCTTTATCCTTCTGGGTCTGGCTTACACCCATCAAGTCAAAGGCCACGTGCGGGTGACCATGCTGACGGCCAGGTTGCCCGCGCCGGCCGCGCTGATTCTCGAGTTGATCACAACCCTGTTGAGTATGTTTATCATTGCCGTTCTGTGCCGGCAGGGGTGGGTCGAAGCCGTAGACACGAGCGCCGTCTCCGACATGCTGCGCATTTCTCAACTGCCCTTCAGAATGCTGATCCCCGTGGCGGCCTTTTTTCTCCTCCTGGAACTGCTGTTCGACGCCGTGGATTGCGTGCAAATGTTGATCGGGAGAAAATAG
- a CDS encoding TRAP transporter substrate-binding protein, protein MKKRILAISLVLGLMFCLAMGSPVQAGSESTMNIKFSTWHPPVSREVKTVWIPMLEELKKRSNGRITYTLYPGGALGKGPEHFDIVKNGLSDMGYFTATWTPGRFPLTDVLSLAAWVDGKDLATNIGNQVYEKALEDEFKDVKVLELNGCIQAFLWTTKPVQTIDDLTGLKIRTPGGQQTNYIKALGAEPVFMPLGDVYLAMETGTIDGLVTCPPLVLAFKLHEVAKYGVKATFGCVSEGVIMNKKSWENTPDDLKPIIEEVVGNPFATTHGLDKKTYAQMMEELNAKGVKIHELTPEQEAKWYERFQEQTRQWVADLEKKGLNAKEAVIMYGKIAEAHGTKCVAIPPEWRTTDSK, encoded by the coding sequence ATGAAAAAGCGTATTTTGGCGATAAGCCTGGTCCTGGGACTGATGTTTTGCCTGGCAATGGGAAGCCCGGTGCAGGCGGGGTCCGAGTCCACCATGAACATCAAGTTCAGCACCTGGCATCCTCCGGTGAGTCGAGAGGTGAAAACGGTGTGGATTCCGATGCTCGAGGAACTGAAAAAGCGGAGCAACGGCCGGATCACCTACACCTTGTACCCTGGCGGCGCATTGGGAAAAGGCCCTGAACACTTTGACATCGTGAAGAACGGTCTGTCCGACATGGGGTATTTCACCGCAACCTGGACTCCCGGCCGTTTTCCTCTCACCGACGTGCTCTCGTTGGCGGCCTGGGTGGACGGTAAGGATCTCGCTACGAATATCGGCAATCAGGTGTACGAGAAGGCGTTGGAGGATGAATTCAAAGACGTTAAGGTTCTCGAGCTGAACGGATGTATCCAGGCTTTTTTATGGACCACCAAGCCGGTGCAGACCATCGATGACTTGACGGGCTTGAAGATCCGCACTCCGGGCGGTCAGCAGACCAACTACATCAAAGCCCTGGGCGCCGAACCGGTGTTCATGCCTTTGGGGGATGTGTATCTGGCTATGGAAACCGGCACGATCGACGGTCTGGTCACGTGTCCTCCTCTGGTTCTGGCTTTCAAACTCCACGAGGTTGCGAAATACGGAGTCAAAGCCACGTTCGGTTGCGTTTCCGAGGGCGTGATCATGAACAAGAAGAGCTGGGAGAACACCCCCGACGACCTCAAACCCATCATCGAAGAAGTGGTGGGCAACCCGTTTGCCACCACCCACGGACTGGATAAGAAGACCTATGCCCAGATGATGGAGGAGCTTAACGCCAAAGGGGTGAAGATCCACGAGCTGACCCCCGAACAGGAAGCCAAGTGGTACGAGCGATTCCAGGAACAGACCCGGCAGTGGGTGGCCGATTTGGAGAAAAAGGGACTCAATGCCAAGGAAGCCGTAATCATGTACGGCAAGATAGCCGAAGCCCACGGTACGAAGTGCGTTGCCATTCCTCCGGAGTGGCGCACCACGGACAGCAAGTAG
- a CDS encoding helix-turn-helix transcriptional regulator, with protein sequence MTGPSLGAKLRDLRLAKHLTLQQVAERASYTAGYVSQIEHDKASPSIASLKKIAAALDARIVDLFLDEADNDSVVLEPSQWVTVSLARWKADIRQMVRSVKHHRMQPFYTVIQPGGGTSEDYSHHGEEFGLVLDGDLTLKVGSETYQVKKGSSFYYSSNVPHAWTNEADVPCTVVWVVTPPSW encoded by the coding sequence GTGACCGGACCCAGCTTAGGGGCTAAATTAAGGGACTTGCGTCTCGCCAAGCATTTGACTCTGCAACAGGTTGCAGAGCGCGCGAGCTACACGGCAGGCTATGTATCCCAAATAGAGCATGATAAGGCATCTCCTTCCATTGCCTCGCTGAAAAAGATCGCTGCCGCGCTGGACGCCCGCATCGTGGACCTTTTCTTGGACGAAGCCGATAACGATTCAGTCGTATTGGAACCCTCCCAGTGGGTCACCGTTAGTCTGGCCCGATGGAAGGCCGATATCAGGCAGATGGTCCGTTCGGTGAAGCATCACCGGATGCAGCCTTTTTACACGGTTATCCAGCCCGGAGGCGGCACTTCGGAGGATTACAGCCATCACGGAGAGGAGTTCGGTCTGGTACTGGACGGAGATTTGACATTGAAAGTAGGTTCGGAAACCTATCAGGTCAAGAAAGGCTCCTCGTTTTACTACTCCTCGAACGTGCCTCACGCCTGGACCAATGAAGCCGACGTTCCTTGCACCGTGGTCTGGGTGGTGACTCCACCAAGCTGGTGA
- a CDS encoding amidohydrolase family protein encodes MKTLLIKNVGLMLSGEVEHPLLDADSILVEQGVIRRVGSALAPPDDDTRVIDAAGCAVTPGLIDSHCHVVLGDWTPRQQMQNFLESSVHGGVTTSISAGEVHLPGRPKDALGAKCLAILAAGSWASHRPGGMKVLGGALILEKGLTESDIDECARAGVRVVGEVGLGSVKDPDEAAQMVAWAKARGMIVMMHTGGTSIPGSSVVGADQILRVKPSVVSHINGGPTAVSLEGAMEIIEKSDAALEIVQCGNSKRAVQVADIIHERGEWGRCILGNDAPSGTGVITLGLLRNIAMLAGQSAVPPELAMGMATGNTAKLYGFNRGRIAEGLEADLVVMDAPIGSPGGNTLEALSEGDIPGISIVMVDGAVVVNKSRNTPPPVRQARVV; translated from the coding sequence ATGAAAACGCTGTTGATCAAGAACGTTGGGCTGATGCTCTCCGGAGAGGTGGAGCATCCCCTGTTGGACGCTGACTCGATTCTCGTCGAGCAAGGTGTAATCCGTCGGGTGGGTTCCGCTTTGGCGCCTCCGGACGACGATACCCGGGTGATCGACGCCGCGGGGTGCGCGGTGACACCCGGATTGATCGATTCCCACTGCCATGTCGTGCTGGGAGATTGGACCCCCAGACAACAGATGCAGAATTTTCTGGAATCCTCGGTGCACGGAGGTGTGACCACTTCCATCTCGGCCGGCGAAGTGCATTTGCCCGGACGCCCTAAAGACGCCCTGGGAGCCAAATGCCTGGCCATTCTGGCGGCCGGGTCCTGGGCGTCTCATCGCCCCGGAGGCATGAAAGTGCTGGGTGGGGCCCTGATCCTCGAGAAGGGGCTTACGGAGTCGGACATCGATGAATGTGCTCGAGCCGGAGTCAGGGTCGTCGGCGAGGTGGGGTTGGGCTCGGTGAAGGATCCCGACGAGGCGGCCCAGATGGTCGCCTGGGCCAAGGCCCGCGGCATGATCGTCATGATGCACACCGGCGGTACTTCCATCCCCGGTTCGTCCGTGGTCGGCGCGGACCAGATCCTCAGGGTGAAACCGTCGGTGGTGTCGCATATTAATGGAGGACCCACGGCCGTGAGTCTCGAGGGGGCCATGGAAATTATCGAGAAGTCCGACGCGGCCCTCGAGATCGTGCAATGCGGCAACTCGAAACGAGCCGTCCAGGTGGCCGATATCATCCATGAGCGCGGAGAGTGGGGCCGGTGTATTCTGGGCAACGACGCTCCTTCCGGCACCGGAGTGATCACCCTGGGCCTGTTGCGCAACATCGCCATGCTGGCCGGTCAGAGCGCGGTGCCTCCCGAACTGGCGATGGGCATGGCCACCGGCAATACGGCTAAGCTCTATGGGTTCAATCGCGGACGGATTGCCGAAGGTCTGGAAGCGGACCTGGTAGTCATGGACGCGCCCATCGGTTCGCCCGGAGGGAACACCCTGGAGGCCCTGTCCGAAGGCGACATTCCGGGAATCTCCATTGTGATGGTGGACGGAGCCGTGGTGGTGAACAAAAGTCGCAACACCCCGCCGCCCGTGCGACAAGCTCGTGTCGTATAG
- a CDS encoding amino acid synthesis family protein, translating into MEIRKLVTMVEETHKEADKRIDPPTRKAAALAVIDNPLAGRYVEDLTELMDMGAELGALLGNKAREALGIGPERCESYGKAAIVGMNGELEHAGAILHPKLGKPFREALGRGLALIPSVKKRGGPGCTIDIPLNHKDAAFVRSHFDGMTVSIEDAPGPDEILVALAVTDSGRPLPRIGGLTKEEAKYEDGLR; encoded by the coding sequence ATGGAGATACGTAAACTCGTGACCATGGTCGAGGAGACCCACAAAGAAGCAGACAAAAGAATCGATCCACCCACCCGGAAAGCCGCGGCGCTGGCTGTGATCGATAATCCGCTGGCTGGCCGCTATGTCGAGGACCTGACCGAGCTGATGGATATGGGGGCCGAGTTGGGCGCCCTTCTGGGCAACAAGGCCCGCGAAGCGCTGGGCATAGGACCCGAGCGGTGCGAGAGTTACGGCAAAGCGGCCATCGTAGGCATGAACGGCGAGTTGGAGCACGCCGGCGCCATTCTTCACCCCAAGCTCGGGAAACCCTTCCGCGAAGCCCTGGGCCGCGGCTTGGCCCTAATACCCTCCGTCAAGAAACGGGGAGGCCCCGGCTGCACCATCGATATCCCGCTGAACCACAAGGACGCGGCCTTTGTCCGCTCCCATTTCGACGGTATGACGGTGAGTATCGAGGACGCTCCGGGCCCGGACGAGATTCTGGTGGCCCTGGCGGTTACCGACTCCGGCCGGCCTTTGCCGCGAATCGGAGGACTCACCAAAGAAGAAGCCAAATACGAGGACGGCCTGCGCTGA
- a CDS encoding aldehyde dehydrogenase family protein, translating into MGILPEVKKHYGKLKLWIGGEWIDSKSTEVQVTTNPAMGEPIAEFPSATREEARAAVEAAQKGFLAWREVALRERGKLMFDLRRKFEERFDVLCRVLTQDHGRTIGESRGSVRRVIENVESACSAVYGMPKMNEHIDQLAGGIDEYMIYEPKGVFLIVTPGNIPMHAWSSFVPYALASGCSVVVSPSRQDPVAAEYICRVTEDLGLPDGAINLIHGGRSINEYILRQPEVRGLGFIGSTAVARKLFKLCGELGKDSSLNGNGKNCVVIMPDADIDQTVQFLLRGCFGMSGQRCLGSDNVVAVGDSYYELREKLTSAASGMKLGYGLDESVELGPMCTPAGRDKVIDWIDLALNDGCTMLYDGRNPRVEGYPKGYFLGPSVLDNAQPGMPSTKEEAFGPVTALMRFGDLDQVIRWHNESNNDLGHSACIMTRSGKSARKFIKEMETGNVGVNVAVPQPYAFFPLGSKKQSFLGSAKSRLASMRLFLDEKTVTARWV; encoded by the coding sequence ATGGGGATTCTGCCCGAAGTAAAAAAACATTATGGCAAACTGAAACTATGGATAGGAGGTGAATGGATCGACTCGAAGTCCACCGAGGTCCAAGTAACCACCAATCCCGCCATGGGCGAGCCCATCGCCGAGTTTCCCTCCGCCACCCGTGAGGAGGCTCGCGCGGCGGTTGAGGCGGCCCAGAAAGGCTTCCTTGCCTGGCGTGAAGTTGCGCTGCGCGAGCGGGGCAAACTCATGTTCGACCTGAGGCGGAAGTTCGAAGAACGGTTCGATGTCCTGTGCCGGGTCCTCACCCAGGATCACGGACGAACCATCGGCGAATCCCGGGGGTCGGTGCGCAGGGTCATCGAGAACGTCGAGTCCGCATGCTCCGCCGTCTACGGAATGCCCAAGATGAACGAACACATCGACCAACTGGCTGGCGGCATCGACGAGTATATGATCTACGAGCCCAAGGGGGTTTTCCTCATCGTCACCCCGGGCAATATTCCCATGCATGCCTGGTCCTCGTTTGTGCCTTACGCTCTGGCTTCGGGCTGCTCCGTGGTAGTGAGCCCCAGCCGGCAGGATCCCGTGGCCGCGGAATACATCTGCAGGGTCACCGAGGATTTGGGTCTGCCCGACGGCGCCATCAACCTGATTCACGGCGGGCGGTCGATCAACGAGTACATCCTCCGGCAGCCCGAGGTGCGGGGCTTGGGTTTCATCGGGTCCACGGCCGTGGCCAGGAAGCTCTTCAAGCTCTGCGGCGAACTCGGTAAGGATTCCTCCTTGAACGGCAACGGGAAAAACTGCGTGGTCATCATGCCGGATGCGGACATCGATCAGACCGTGCAGTTCCTCCTGCGCGGCTGCTTCGGAATGAGCGGGCAGCGTTGCCTGGGCTCGGACAACGTGGTCGCCGTAGGCGATTCCTACTACGAACTGAGAGAGAAGCTGACCTCCGCGGCCTCGGGAATGAAACTGGGATACGGCCTTGACGAGTCCGTGGAATTGGGGCCCATGTGCACCCCGGCCGGACGGGATAAGGTGATCGATTGGATAGACCTCGCGCTCAACGACGGTTGCACGATGCTCTATGACGGACGGAACCCCCGGGTCGAGGGCTATCCCAAGGGATATTTCCTGGGGCCCAGCGTCCTGGACAATGCGCAACCGGGCATGCCCAGCACCAAGGAGGAGGCTTTCGGACCGGTCACCGCATTGATGCGGTTCGGAGACCTGGACCAGGTCATCCGGTGGCATAACGAAAGCAACAACGACCTGGGCCACTCGGCCTGCATCATGACCCGGAGCGGCAAATCGGCCCGCAAATTTATAAAAGAGATGGAAACGGGCAACGTGGGCGTCAATGTGGCCGTTCCCCAACCTTATGCGTTCTTTCCCCTCGGCTCCAAGAAGCAGTCGTTTCTGGGCTCGGCCAAGTCACGCCTGGCCTCGATGCGGCTTTTTCTGGACGAAAAGACCGTTACCGCCCGCTGGGTGTAG